In Lates calcarifer isolate ASB-BC8 linkage group LG23, TLL_Latcal_v3, whole genome shotgun sequence, a single genomic region encodes these proteins:
- the LOC108902014 gene encoding PI-PLC X domain-containing protein 1 isoform X2, whose translation MSYDLDINSSIIEPDKLKKLSKIYCARKIVRKWAVTQEETITKQLDAGVRYLDLRIARKANDTDPTRLYFYHGLYTRTDVETVLKEINDWAEKHPKEIVILALSNFKGFDKNIKEQLHNHLINFIKTLFGAKLFLRMNIPTLKRCWDQGRNVIVSYDYPANQHPEIWGKIKYYYGKSMDPAKVESELCWVLETPRPNPSFFVCGLNLTLPDDARILKYILRLCDRFTNVVLRSLPKLLNWVKQQACKTPMNIVASDVVTRDNFIPTIVQLNISK comes from the exons ATGAGTTATGATTTGGACATCAACTCATCTATAATAGAGCCtgataaactgaaaaaactcAGCAAGATTTATTGTGCACGTAAAATAGTGAGGAAGTGGGCCGTCACTCAG GAGGAGACCATCACAAAGCAACTGGATGCAGGAGTTCGTTACCTTGACCTGAGGATTGCTCGCAAGGCAAATGATACCGACCCCACAAGGCTTTACTTTTATCATGGGCTGTACACACGGACTGATGTGGAG ACTGTTCTCAAGGAGATAAATGACTGGGCAGAGAAGCACCCCAAAGAGATCGTCATCCTGGCTTTGTCCAACTTCAAAGGAtttgacaaaaatattaaagagCAGCTCCACAACCATCTTATCAACTTCATCAAGACCTTGTTTGGAGCCAAACTCTTCCTAAGAATG AACATCCCTACCCTGAAGCGCTGCTGGGACCAAGGCAGAAATGTCATAGTTTCATATGATTATCCTGCAAATCAGCACCCTGAGATATGgggtaaaataaaatattactaTGGCAAAAGTATGGACCCTGCAAAAGTTGAATCAGAGCTCTGCTGGGTTTTGGAGACACCAAGGCCTAATCCGT CTTTCTTCGTGTGTGGCTTGAACCTGACTCTGCCAGATGATGCCAGGATACTCAAGTACATCCTTCGCCTCTGTGACAGGTTCACCAACGTTGTGCTGAGGAGTCTCCCAAAGCTGCTGAACTGGGTGAAACAGCAAGCTTGCAAAACACCGATGAACATTGTTGCCTCAGATGTAGTGACTCGTGACAACTTTATCCCAACAATTGTCCAGCTCAATATTTCCAAATAA
- the LOC108902014 gene encoding PI-PLC X domain-containing protein 1 isoform X1, with product MSPEKGKGRAQFTSYRDWMAQLPVELHNTPLFNLAIPGSHDSMSYDLDINSSIIEPDKLKKLSKIYCARKIVRKWAVTQEETITKQLDAGVRYLDLRIARKANDTDPTRLYFYHGLYTRTDVETVLKEINDWAEKHPKEIVILALSNFKGFDKNIKEQLHNHLINFIKTLFGAKLFLRMNIPTLKRCWDQGRNVIVSYDYPANQHPEIWGKIKYYYGKSMDPAKVESELCWVLETPRPNPSFFVCGLNLTLPDDARILKYILRLCDRFTNVVLRSLPKLLNWVKQQACKTPMNIVASDVVTRDNFIPTIVQLNISK from the exons ATGTCTCCAGAAAAAGGTAAAGGGAGAGCACAGTTCACAAGCTACCGTGACTGGATGGCGCAACTACCTGTTGAACTTCACAACACTCCTCTCTTTAATCTGGCCATACCAG GAAGTCATGACTCAATGAGTTATGATTTGGACATCAACTCATCTATAATAGAGCCtgataaactgaaaaaactcAGCAAGATTTATTGTGCACGTAAAATAGTGAGGAAGTGGGCCGTCACTCAG GAGGAGACCATCACAAAGCAACTGGATGCAGGAGTTCGTTACCTTGACCTGAGGATTGCTCGCAAGGCAAATGATACCGACCCCACAAGGCTTTACTTTTATCATGGGCTGTACACACGGACTGATGTGGAG ACTGTTCTCAAGGAGATAAATGACTGGGCAGAGAAGCACCCCAAAGAGATCGTCATCCTGGCTTTGTCCAACTTCAAAGGAtttgacaaaaatattaaagagCAGCTCCACAACCATCTTATCAACTTCATCAAGACCTTGTTTGGAGCCAAACTCTTCCTAAGAATG AACATCCCTACCCTGAAGCGCTGCTGGGACCAAGGCAGAAATGTCATAGTTTCATATGATTATCCTGCAAATCAGCACCCTGAGATATGgggtaaaataaaatattactaTGGCAAAAGTATGGACCCTGCAAAAGTTGAATCAGAGCTCTGCTGGGTTTTGGAGACACCAAGGCCTAATCCGT CTTTCTTCGTGTGTGGCTTGAACCTGACTCTGCCAGATGATGCCAGGATACTCAAGTACATCCTTCGCCTCTGTGACAGGTTCACCAACGTTGTGCTGAGGAGTCTCCCAAAGCTGCTGAACTGGGTGAAACAGCAAGCTTGCAAAACACCGATGAACATTGTTGCCTCAGATGTAGTGACTCGTGACAACTTTATCCCAACAATTGTCCAGCTCAATATTTCCAAATAA
- the LOC108902007 gene encoding pepsin A → MKWAFVVCAMVALSECLVQIPLEKGKTAREILEEQGLWEEYKQKFPYNPMSKFDHRFAVAGEPMTNDADLSYYGIISIGTPPQSFKVIFDTGSSNLWVPSVYCSSPACNNHNKFNPSKSSTFRYNGTPLDIRYGTGSMTGVLAYDTVTVGGLAVTNQIFGLSQSEAPFMQYMRADGILGLAYPRLSASGATPVFDNMMKEGLVNQDLFSVYLTSNSQQGSVVTFGGTDPNHYYGPITWIPLSNELYWQITVDSVTVNGQVVACSGGCQAIVDTGTSLIVGPQSSISNINSVVGASSQNGDYVVSCNNIGQMPDVTFHIHGQQFTLPASAYVSQSSYFGCRTGFGNGGDSLWILGDVFIRQYYSIFNRAQNMVGLARAR, encoded by the exons ATGAAGTGGGCCTTTGTTGTGTGTGCCATGGTGGCACTGTCTGAGTGCCTTGTCCA GATCCCTCTGGAGAAGGGTAAAACTGCCAGGGAGATCTTGGAGGAGCAGGGTCTGTGGGAGGAGTACAAGCAGAAGTTCCCATACAACCCAATGTCCAAGTTCGACCATCGCTTTGCCGTGGCCGGCGAGCCCATGACCAATGATGCTGAT CTGTCTTACTATGGAATCATCTCCATTGGAACTCCTCCTCAGTCCTTCAAGGTCATCTTTGACACCGGCTCTTCTAACCTGTGGGTGCCCTCCGTCTACTGCAGCAGTCCAGCCTGCA ACAACCACAACAAATTTAATCCTAGCAAGAGCAGCACCTTCAGATACAATGGCACTCCTCTCGATATCCGCTATGGCACTGGCAGCATGACCGGTGTCCTTGCATATGACACTGTAACG GTGGGAGGGCTCGCAGTGACAAACCAGATCTTTGGTTTGAGTCAAAGTGAAGCTCCCTTCATGCAGTACATGCGTGCTGATGGTATCCTGGGCCTGGCCTACCCACGTCTGTCTGCCTCTGGCGCTACACCTGTCTTCGACAACATGATGAAGGAGGGCCTGGTCAACCAGGACCTCTTCTCAGTGTACCTGACTTC TAACTCTCAGCAAGGAAGTGTGGTGACCTTTGGTGGTACTGACCCCAACCACTACTATGGCCCCATCACCTGGATTCCCCTCTCTAATGAGCTGTACTGGCAGATCACAGTGGACAG TGTTACTGTCAACGGACAGGTCGTGGCTTGCAGTGGCGGCTGCCAGGCTATTGTGGACACTGGCACTTCTCTGATTGTTGGACCTCAGAGCAGCATCAGCAACATCAACAGTGTGGTGGGAGCTAGCAGCCAGAACGGAGAC TATGTTGTCAGCTGTAACAACATTGGCCAAATGCCTGATGTGACCTTCCATATCCATGGACAGCAATTCACCCTCCCAGCCTCTGCCTATGTCAGTCAG TCTAGCTACTTTGGCTGCCGTACTGGTTTTGGCAATGGAGGTGACAGCCTGTGGATCCTGGGTGATGTCTTCATTAGACAGTACTATTCTATCTTCAACAGAGCCCAGAATATGGTGGGTCTGGCCAGGGCCAGATAA